The Bacteroidales bacterium sequence TTTAATTCATTGCCGTTTACTGTTACCGTAACTTTTGCTCCGCCTCCTGTTAATTTGTTAACAGCTCCTTTAATCTTGTTTAAAAATCCCATATTGTTTAGTTTTTAGTTGATAATTACTTATTTTGTTAATTTATTTTCGGTATTCTGAGAACTTGCCCGGGATTATATCAGGTCAACATTTTTCAGCATAGGTTTATTTGCTTCAAATATTGAATTATATTTCATCGGGTCGCCATACATTGCTTTAGAAATTTTACTTAATGAATCTCCTTTTTTTACTGTGTAAAATTTTGAGTTACCTATAATCTTTATTTCGCCTTGTATAACTTCTTCTTTTTTTGCATCTCCGATTGTCATTAAATCTTCAACTTCCGAAATTCCTTTTATATTTCCGGCTGCCAATATCACCTTTTCTTTGGTAGCCAAACCATCGGCAACTCCGGTAATTGATGCTTTGTTCCCGGTTACTTTCACCTCCATATTTTCCCAAAATCATAGCGATTAACCATTTCTGTTAAAAATTTACTTTTTGCTTCGTCAGATACAGCTGTATTCTTCTCTCCCGCATCTTTACTAAATGAAAATAGCCCCATAATAATTTTACTTTAGATTAAAGTATATTTTCACAAAAATACTCAAAATAAATAAAAATAAAAAATCTAAATACTATAATGTTTTATGAACCGTAAATTAACTGTATAATAAATTAAAACTATCTCCTTGTGATATATTTACTCAGAGTTAGAATAAAAATTTTATCTTTGTTTTTTAATTAAAAAGAACAAGAAGCAGACGATATAAATTAAACAATGACAGCAAAACCAAAGCGAAAAACAAGTAAATCAAAAAAAAAGAAACCGATACCTATAAAAAAACGTATCCAAAATAAAGTTCAAGATAAAAAATTCAGAACTTATTGGGGATTATTTTTTATTTTATTGTCTGTTCTTTTACTTATTTCGTTCAGCTCATCTCTTTCAACTTGGGAAGACGACCAAGATATTATAGATTTAAGTTGGTTTGATTATTTATTTAACTCATCAACAAACTCGGAGAATGTAGTAGGAAAATTCGGAGCATTATTATCTCATGTTTTTGTTTATAATTGGTTCGGAGTTGCCTCATTTGCTTTTACTGTATTGTTTTTTATTATAGGGCTGAAATTTTTAAAATCATATAAGAAGTCACTTCTGCCCGTAACAAAAAAAATATTCTTTTCTGTGTTCTGGATATCGATATGTTTAGCCTTGTTGTTTAACAGCAGCAATAATGATGTGGTATACGGTAAGTTCGGATTCCGGATTCATGAATGGTTTAAATCAATTCTCGGTATTTTCGGAGAAATTACGGTATTGCTGATTTCGCTTTTTGCTTTTTTAATGCTGACAATTGAAGGGTTCTCAAGTAAATTGAAAGCTTTATTTGACAAAATATTTCAAGAAGGAAAACTTTCGGAGAAATTTAAGAACTTTAAAGACGGTTTTATTGCAGGAAAAGATGATGATGAAATAATTGAAAACAACAAAAAAACTATAAATAAAAAAGAAACAGTTTTAAATGATAATAAAGAAGGTAAAGAAAAAGCTATTATTATAGATTTGGATGACGAAGATGAGAATGAAGATTTTGTTACAACAGATAAACGAAATTATAAATTATTAGACAGCGGAAAAGAAATAACTGATCAAGATGATTTAGGCTTTGAAGTTGAACAAATTAAACAAACCGAAAATAATGACATTAAAAAAGATACTCAAGAAAATATCTCTGAATATATTAATAAAGAAATAAATAAAATTGAAGTAGGGCAGTTAGTGCTTGATGTTACTCATAATCAAGATATTTTGTCTGAAAAAATACATAGTAATGTTTTTACGAATTACGACCCTACATTAGATCTTTCAAATTTTGTACTTCCCGACATTGATTTACTGGAAGAACATCAAGCAGGAAATCCGGAAGTTACAAAAGAAGAACTGTTAAGAAATAAAAATCGAATTGTTGAAACTCTAAAGCATTATAAAATAGAAATTAAAAAGATAAAAGCTACAATTGGTCCTACTCTTACTTTATATGAAATAGTACCGGCTCCGGGTGTCAGAATTTCAAAAATTAAAAACTTAGAGGATGATATTGCATTAAGTCTTGCAGCATTCGGTATCAGGATTATTGCTCCGATGCCCGGACGAGGAACGATAGGAATCGAAGTTCCGAACGAAAAACCGGATATTGTTTCTTTTAAATCGGTTATTAAATCAACAGCCTTTCAAGAATCTAAAATGGAGATTCCGATTGCTCTCGGGAAAACAATTTCAAATGAATCTTATGTTTTTGACTTGGTAAAAATGCCGCATATGTTGATTGCCGGAGCAACAGGACAAGGAAAATCCGTAGGATTGAACGTAATTATCGCATCAATTTTATATAAAAAACACCCTGCACAAGTAAAATTTGTTTTAGTTGACCCGAAAAAAGTTGAACTTACTTTATACGAAAGTCTGGAAAATCATTATTTAGCAACTTTGCCTGATGCAAAAGAGCCAATAATCACGAACAATCAAGAAGTTGTTCATACAGTCAGTGCACTGAATGTCGAAATGGATAATCGTTATCAATTGCTTAAAAAGGCTAAATGCAAAAACATAAAAGAATACAATAAAAAATTTATTTCAAGGCAATTAAATCCTGAAAACGGTCATCAATATATGCCTTATATTGTTTTAGTTATTGACGAATTTGCGGATTTAATTATGACTGCCGGAAAGGAAATTGAACTTCCTATTGCTCGCTTGGCACAACTTGCCAGAGCCATCGGGATTCATCTTATCGTAGCAACTCAAAGACCGTCAACCAATATCATTACCGGTACTATCAAAGCAAACTTCCCGTCAAGAGTAGCATTCAGAGTTGCTTCTATGATAGATTCTCGAACTATTTTAGACAGTCCCGGAGCAAACAGACTAATCGGACGAGGAGATATGCTGATTACGCAAGGCAGTGATATGATTCGTTTACAATGTGCTTTTATTGACTCCCCTGAATTAGAAAAAATAACTGATTATATTTCAAAACAACAATCTTATCCTATGCCGTTTCTGTTGCCTGAACCTGAGCATGATGCAGAAGATGAACCCGGAGCGGTAGATTTGCATAACAGAGATGAACTTTTTGAAGAATCTGCAAAAATAATTGTAATGAATCAGCAAGGTTCTACTTCCATGATACAGAGAAAATTGGCAATAGGTTATAACAGAGCCGGAAGAATTGTCGATCAACTTGAAGCAGCAGGAGTTGTCGGTCCTTCAAAGGGAAGTAAGGCAAGAGATGTATATATAACGGATGAATATGCTTTACAAACATTATTGGATGCCTTACCTTAATAATTACACAGCTTACACAATTTAATCGGTACATTTTTTGTTTTATTATAGTTAAATCAAACGAACATGAAACATATAATATTAATAATCATCCTGTTATCCTGCAACTTTTTTGCATCTTCACAAGTTGAACTTAATAAAGATCCTGAAGCAAAAAAAATTCTTGATGCACTGGCAAAAAAAACAAAAGCATTTAACAGCATCAGGTTTAAATTTGATTACACAATTGAGAATAAACAAAACGGTTACAAGGAAAAACATAAAGGCTACGCTTTTTTAAAAGAAAACCGGTATAAGATTATTATTCCCGGAACTGAAATATTTTCTGACGGAACAACTGTTTGGACATACATGAAAGAAAGTAATGAAATAACTATTACTGAGCCCGGTCCTGATGAAGAATCAATTTTTAATCCTGCTAAACTATTTACAATTTATGAAAGCGGTTACAAATATTTATTAATAGGGGTTGAAAAAATTAATAACTCATCATATAATGTTATAGATTTATTTCCCGAGGAAATTGACGAAAGCCCTTATTCTAAAATAAGAATAAAAATTCATAAGAATAAAAATGAAATTTATGCTGTTGAAACTTATGAAAAATCAGGGTTAAATCACTATCTCACAGTTACAGAAATTAAACCGGACATTAAAATAACCGAACAACTTTTTGTTTTTGATGAAACAAAATATCCCGACGATATTGAAATAATTGATATGAGATTTTAAGCCCAATGATATTTTTTTTGAATTTGAATGAAATTTTGTGTAAGAAATAAATATTTTATAAATTTACAAAGTTATAAAAACAACACATGAGTAAAGCAAAAATATTAATTGTTGAGGATGACAGTATGCTTTGTACTGTTTTTGAGATGTTTCTTGATGAGTTAGGCTATCATCATTGCGGAACGGTTGCTTCAGGGGAAGATGCACTTGCTCATTGTGAAAACCACAGCCCCGATTTAATTTTAATGGATATTCATTTAGCCGGAAAAATAGACGGAGTTGATACTGCAAAAAGTATTTTTGAAAAATATAATATTCCGATTATTTATATTTCAGGCGATAGTGATGTGAATACTGTTAAAAGAGCTGTGCTGAAAAATACATACGGGTTTATGACAAAACCTGTTTATAAAAACAGCCTTGAACTAAATATTGAATTTGCAATTTTTAAACACAAACTTTTAAATACATAACCTTATTCTTTTAATATGAAGTCTAAGTTATTTTCAGTATTCTTAATCGGAATACTGTTTTTTTTACCCTGCAAAACTTCTTTTTCTCAAACAGAAAATAATTATAAGAATAATTTTATTGATTTATTAAAAAGTGAAAATAATCATAAATATAACAAGTCAAACTATAAAGGGTTAATCGGCTTTTATAAAAAATTTATTTCATCACAAGATGCAGGAAGTTGCCCATATTCTCCTTCTTGCTCATTATACGCCTATAAGTCCGTAAAAAAACATGGTATCTTTTTTGGTTTGATAAAAGCTTTTGACAGGCTGTCAAGATGTAACAGAAGTCAAGAAGAATATTATGAACACACAAAAGACAATAAATTAATTGATTACCCTTAAAAAGAGAGCAATGAGACGAATATCTGCAACATATATTTACACAGGAAAAAATATTTTAAAAAACGGAATTGTTGAAATTGATGATGATGGCAAAATCATTAATGTCATTGATGCAAAAGGAAAATTAAAGGAAGAACAATCTTTGGAATATTATTCCGGAGTAATTGTTCCCGGATTTATTAATGCACATTGCCATCTTGAACTTTCTCACATGAAAGGAATGATAGATAACAAAACCGTAAAAGGCTTACCGGGTTTTATTGATGAAATTATTTCTAAAAGAAATTTTCCTGACGATTTGCAAGAAAAAATTAAGCAAGCTGACAGAGAAACGGAAATAAACGGAATTGTTGCCGTAGGAGATATCTCAAATACTGACGACAGTTTTTCCGTTAAGAAGAAAAGCAAAATATTTTACCACACTTTTATCGAAACATTTACAATTAATAATAAAGAAGCAAACGAAGCTTTTAATACGGCAAAAGAGAATAAACAGAAATTGAATACTTTAAATTTAAAAGGAACAATTGTACCTCATGCATCATATTCGGTTCCCGATGCTCTTTATGAAAAAATTGTTGATTTTGAACCCGATACAAAAAAAGTCATTTCAATTCATAACCAAGAAACTCCCGGCGAAGATGAATTTATACAAACACAAAGCGGAGCTTTAGCAGACGTTATGAAAAACAAAGGCTTTGACTTTTCTGATTTTTCTTTCCCCGGAAATACTTCTTTGGAATCAAACTTAATAAGGCAGAAAAAAAGAGACAATATATTGCTGATTCATAATACATTCAGCAAAGAAGCAGATGTTGAATATGCCGAGAATTTCTCTAAAAATATTTATTGGGTGTTCTGTCCTTTATCGAATTTATATATTGAAAAAAAATTACCTGATTTACCTTTATTTTTCGACAAAAGACTAAAAACTTGTATCGGAACAGACAGTTATGCTTCAAATACTGAGCTTTCAATATTAAGTGAGTTGAAAGTAATTACAAAAAACTTTCCCGATATATCGTTTGAGAACTTAATTGAGTCTGCATGTTTAAACGGAGCAAAGGCATTGCAAATTGAAAATGAATTCGGAAGCATTGAAATCGGTAAAACTCCCGGCATTAATTTAATAACTGATTTTGACTTTGAGAAAATGAATTTGAAAGAATCAAGCAAATTAAAAGTTCTTGTTTAAGCAATTATAAAATCAAAACCTTCAACATAGTTTCTTGATAAAAGAAAATCTTTAATTTCTTTTCTTATACCTTTATTATTAACAAAACTGACAATGAAAATTTGACCCGGTTTAGGAATGTTTTTAAATGAAATAACATCTTCTCCGTTAATTTTATTTTCATCAACATCAATATAATGTTTAATATTTATTCCCATTTTTTTGATGCCTTTCGTTCGCCTTTTTGTTCTTTTTCCGGCTCCCCAAACAACAATGTCAGGAAAAAAACGATTATTCTCTTTCAGGTAACGAAATAAATACGGAGATTTAACTTTATAAAAGGCTTCAAATGAATAACGCTTATCAGTTCTGGTAAGGCGAGTTTCAGAATCATGCCAATCCAATAAATATTCTTGCAACTTATGGTATTTTACACCGTTTTCAATCCACCTCAAAAACATTTCATAATCTTCCGGAAAGTCTCCCTCTTTGTAAAGACCATATTTTAATGCAACTTCTTTTCTGAATAAAATTGTAGGGTTAATGACTTGAAGTTCCGAAAATCTGTTTAATACAATTTCGTCATTAGTTAAAAGCTTATTTGTATCATTTACATAGCTTAACATTCCGTCATTATTTGCATCTCCGATAAAATTAACTTTGCAACTCACGACATCAATGCCTGGATTTTCTTGCAGGAATTTATATTGTAATTTTAATTTATCCGGTTTCCAAACATCATCTGCGTCTGCTCGTGCAATAAAGTTTGTTTTAGTTTGCCCAAACCCTTTTTGTGTTGCAAAAACAACACTTTGTTTTTTTTCGGAAAGAAGAATTATTCGATTATCTTTTTTTGCATACTCTGTTGCAATTTCAAAACTTTTATCAGTTGAATTATTGTTTACTAAAATTAGTTCAAAATCAATAAAACTTTGGTTAATAATAGAATTTACCGAACGCTTTAATGTTTTTTCGGCATTAAAATAAGGAAGTATAACTGAAATCTTCGGCATAATAAAAGAATCGCCCGACTACTTTATGCAACCGGGCGAGCTTATTCTTTTGTAATATTAAAATTTATTCTCCTCCTAGCATATAACCTACTGAAAATCCGAAGAATAGATTTTTTTGAGCAGCATCACCTGTAATAGCAACAGTATTATCGTCTTTAGTTGCATAATTTGTTGCACTGTAGTATTGGCTGCTTTGGTTAATGAAATTAGCAAGTCCCATTCCGGCATTCAGTTCAACAAATACACCTGAGAAATTTGCACCGAAACCTAAATTTAAACCGAAATCAGTTTTACTGTACAAGTCGTCTGTTCCGCCGTCAAGAATAGCTCCGAAATTATCTAAGTCCGTAACTTCTAAAGCAACAACATCACCTACAGTAACTGTTCCGTTTGTAACATTACTTAACGCATAACCGAAATAAGGTCCTACAAAAACATAAGCAGGTCCGAAAGCGAACTTTGGAGAAACTCCGATATTAAGATAGCTTACATCTGTTTTGAAATCAGTTGTCATATTAGTACCTCCGACATCTTCTGACATATAATAATCAGAACCGAATTGATTATATCCTAAATCAACTCTTAAATTCATCATGTCGTTAACAGGCATTTCTCCTACTAAACCGGCGTTAAAACCTGAAGCCATTTTTGCACCGTCCGGGGTGTAAAAGTTAACAGTATATCCGGACATTCCGTATCCTACTTTTACTCCGAATTTTTGAGCACTCATGCTAAATGCAAACATTGTTGCAATTGCAAATACAAATAATTTTTTCATAATGTATATATTTTTAATTAAACATGTTTCAAAGTTATAATAAATTCTGTAAAATACAAATTATCATATATGTTCGGAAATAGGAAAGCATAATAAAACTAAGAGAGAGTTTACAGAACTATCTCTTAGTTTGCTTTTTAAGATTCTTTTAATGTCCGCCTATAACATAACCGACAGTTAACCCGAAGAAAATGTTCTTTTGTACAGGATTTGCTACTGCCTGTGTCCCGTCGGTAAAAGGGAAGCCGTATATAGTTGCATCTAAATTTGATTCATTAATTAAAGTAGCTTCATCTAAGTATGCTTGATATGTATCGCTGTTTTTATTATACATACTTGCTATTCCGAAACCGATATTAATATCGGCAAAAAAAGCTGAGTATAGATTTGCTCCTACTCCGATATTAATTCCTAAATCAATTCTGTTATTAAAATCTAAGGTTCCGTTTTGTTCGTAATATTCGTAATCGTTGTATGTTTCTTTTACAGTTTCACCGTTAAATGTTGAAACATATTTTGTTTTTTTACTCAAGGCATAACCCATATACGGTCCTGCAAATCCGTAGAATATACCATAATTAAATTTGGAGATTAAAGAAAAACTTAAATAGTTTACATTTGTTTTTGCTACGCTTTTCCAGTCTGTTCCTTCATAAACGGCATCCGAACCAAGTTGATTTACTGATGCGTCAGCTCTTATCCCTATCATATCATTTACAGGCATTTCAGCGAAAACACCCAAATTATATCCCATTCCCGGTTGGGATTCTTCGGGAACATCAAAATTTGTGGTATAACCTGTTATGTTGTATCCTGCCTTCACACCAAAATTTTGTGCATTTAGCCCGTATGTAAATAATATTAACACTGTAAATATTGATAATTTTTTCATAATAATAGCTTTTTAATTAACTGTATAAATAGGTTTGAATTAAATATAGACAATTTAAATAAGTAAGAGTAAGTTTTCGCAATGAGGTTTTAATTAAAAAACATTCCGAGCGAAAATGTTATTGTATAATTTTTAGTAAACTCATCTGCAGGCATATTATCATAATTTTGTATATTTGCTAAACCTACACCGTATCTTGCTTCTGCAAAAAATTTTAAGAATTTCACACCTAAACCTGCATTTAGCCCAAAGTCAGTTCGAGAGAATTTTATATTGTCACCGTTAAATTCCCCGGATTTAAAAACATCATTAGAAGGTATTGAGCCTTGCGCTTCAATTTGACTATTTACAAGTTCTTCTCCGTCAACAGTCATGGTAATAATTTCTTCTCCGCTCATAGCATAACCGAAGTACGGTCCTGCAACAAGATAAGCCGGACCCATTTTAATTTTCAATAATACGGGAACTTCAATGTAGTTTAAGTTTAACGAAAAGTCCGTAATAATATCTGTGCTGTCGTTTGAAATTGCTGTTTCTACATTATATCCTTTTTGTGTGTATAAAGCTTCTGCCCTTATGCCAATTTTTGCCGGCATGAACTCAAATACAAAACCGCCTTGTAATCCTGTTCCTAATGCTGCAGTTTGAATATCTTGCAGCTGAGTACTGGAGTTTATGCCTGACATATTTACTCCGAGTTTCACTCCGAATTTTTGTGCATTAGCATTTATTACAAGAATTATTGCAATTAATGTGATAATTGTTTTTTTCATTTTCGCTTTTTTAATAAATATTATTTAGACAATAAATATACGAAAAAAATAAAAACTTATGTTATAATTTTCAGAAAAACGATAAAATAAAATATTTTCAGAACATAATTTTGTTGAATATCATGTAAACGGATTTATTTTAACAATGAAAAGTTCATACCTATAGAAATTACTTTGTTTGATAAAGCATCAGCATTTATTTGAGAGCTTCCGAGCATACTGTGTATATATCTTACAAAAAAATCGGATTTCTTTGTTTTATAAACAAAACCGCCGATAATTCCGGCATCAATTCGATTAAACGTATAATTTAAGTTATTAAAATCTACTTTTAGTATCGTAATTTCTTCCGTGCCGAGGTCTGTTCTTTTATATTTTCCGTCAGTCCAATATGCAGCATATCCTCCGATATATAAGTTTAATGATGAATGTTTTCGTTTCACGACAGAATAATGACCTGTTAAAGGCACTTCAATGTAATTCATTGTATTAATTGATTTATGAAAGGGTTGCTGAATTACCTTTAAACCTTTTTGAGAGTATAAGAACTCTGCCTGAACGGAAATAATTTTATTTAAACTTTGACTAATAAATATTCCTGCAACAACTCCAGGTTTTAATTTCCTTATCGGATTTATCAATTCTTCATTGTAATCACTCAAATAAACCGCTTTTGAAAAATTAATACCTGATTTTATTCCTATAGATGTTTGGGAATAATTATTCAGATTTAAAACAAGAATTAATATTACAAAAAAAGTCAATCGCATAAAAAAAGGATTTGAAAACAAAAGTAATCAAATCCTTTTTAAATACAAATCCTTACCACGATGAGTGCAGCAAGGGTAACTTTAATTGTACAATAATTCAAAAGTGCTGTGCAACTTATAAAAAATAAAAGTAATAAAATCCGTTTAATCCTGTACGTGACACAGATATATAATTAATTCGTCCGACCTCTCAAAGCGGTCAGACGAGCTTAATCTATTTAAAATTCCATTTCTGAAAGACGTTTGTAATAGTTGTATCTCCATTTTGCATTTTCCTCAGCTGCTGCAAATAATTCATCGGCATGCTCAGGGAATGATTTATATAATGAATTAAACCTTACCTCACCTAATAAAAATTCTTTGAACATTTCAAATTTAGGAGGTTTAGAATCTAATTGGAACGGGTTTTTTCCGGCTTCTTCCAATCTCGGGTCAAAACGGTAGTTTGTCCAGTAACCTGATGCAACTGCCATTTTTTCTTCTTCCTGTACTTGATGCATGCCTTTTCTCAAACCGTGTGCAATACATGGTGAGTATGCAATAATCAATGAAGGTCCCTGGTATGCTTCGGCTTCTTTAATTGCTTTCATTGTTTGTGCTTGACTTGCACCCATTGAAATTTGAGCAACATAAATATAACCGTAAGACATTGAAATAGCTCCTAAATCTTTCTTTCTGATTTTTTTACCGGATGCAGCAAATTTTGCAATTGCAGCCGTAGGCGTCGCTTTTGAAGACTGACCGCCGGTATTTGAATAAACCTCCGTATCAACAACAAGCACATTCACATTTTCGCCTGATGCAAGAACGTGGTCTAAACCGCCGTAACCGATATCATAAGCCCATCCGTCACCTCCGAGAATCCAAATGGATTGTGTTGTCAGATATTTTTCAAGATTCATAATCTCTTTTGCTGTTTCTGATTTTTCAGATTTTAAAGCAGTCATTACTTTTACAGCGGCATCTTTTGCTTCTGTTGAGTTTTCTCTGACGGCAAGCCATGCTTCAAATGCTTCTTTTGTATCGGCAGAAACTCCGGCTTCAATCATTTCATTCATTTTTCTTTCGATGATATCTCGTTGTTTACGATTAGCTAAAGCCATTCCGTAACCGTATTCGGCATTATCTTCAAATAATGAATTTGCCCATGCAGGTCCCATTCCGTTTTTACTTGCTTTATAGGGAGTTGCCGGTGCAGAACCGCCGTAAATTGAAGAACAACCTGTAGCATTTGCTATGGTCATTGATTCTCCGTAAAGTTGAGTCACTAATTTAATATAAGGCGTTTCACCGCAACCTGCACATGCTCCGTGGAATTCGAATAATGGTTCTGCAAATTGTGACCCCTTAATATTCTTGGTTTTGTCCATAACCGTATCTTTATAGCCGATAACATCATGGCAATATTCCCAATTTGTTTGTTCTGCTAATTGCTCATCATCCAAAGGAACCATTACTAATGATTTTTCTTTAGACGGACAAACATCAGCACAAGAACCGCAACCCGTACAATCTAAAGTACTGACTTGAATTCTGAAATTATATCCTTTAATTTGTGCTTTCCCTGCTTCAAACACCATTGTGTCAGGAGCATTGTCTGCTTCTTCATCAGTTGCCAAGAATGGTCTGATACAAGCATGAGGACAAACATAAGCACATTGATTGCACTGGATACAATTCTCATTTATCCATTTAGGAACCGTTGAAGCAACAGCTCTTTTTTCATATTGTGCTGTTCCGGCGGGTAAAGTTCCGTCTTCGGCTCCTATAAATGCACTTACCGGTATTTCATCACCTTTAAGAGCATTAATCGGATCCATTACATTTTTAATAAAATCAGGCGTATCATCATCTCTTACAACTCCTAATTGAAGTTTTCCGGTCAAACTTTTCCATTCAGGTTTAACTTCTACTCTTACATAAGCATCTCCGCCTTGGTCAACTGCAGCATAGTTCATATTAACAATTTTATCTCCTTTTGAACCGTAAGATTTCATAATGAATTTCTTCATTTCATCTTTCGCCTGTTCAAAAGGAATAATTTCTGCAATTTTAAAGAAAGCAGATTGTAATACTGTGTTTGTTCTGTTACCGAGACCAATTTCTTTTGCAATTTTTGTGGCATCAATTGTATAGAAATTAATATTTTTTTCAGCCATTACTCTTTTATAAGCTTCCGGCAAACGGTTTACTACTTTTTCAGCATCCCAAGTTGTATTCAATAAAAATGAACCGCCTTCTTTAATACCTTCAAGCATATCATATTTGTAT is a genomic window containing:
- a CDS encoding LysM peptidoglycan-binding domain-containing protein, producing MEVKVTGNKASITGVADGLATKEKVILAAGNIKGISEVEDLMTIGDAKKEEVIQGEIKIIGNSKFYTVKKGDSLSKISKAMYGDPMKYNSIFEANKPMLKNVDLI
- a CDS encoding DNA translocase FtsK, with protein sequence MTAKPKRKTSKSKKKKPIPIKKRIQNKVQDKKFRTYWGLFFILLSVLLLISFSSSLSTWEDDQDIIDLSWFDYLFNSSTNSENVVGKFGALLSHVFVYNWFGVASFAFTVLFFIIGLKFLKSYKKSLLPVTKKIFFSVFWISICLALLFNSSNNDVVYGKFGFRIHEWFKSILGIFGEITVLLISLFAFLMLTIEGFSSKLKALFDKIFQEGKLSEKFKNFKDGFIAGKDDDEIIENNKKTINKKETVLNDNKEGKEKAIIIDLDDEDENEDFVTTDKRNYKLLDSGKEITDQDDLGFEVEQIKQTENNDIKKDTQENISEYINKEINKIEVGQLVLDVTHNQDILSEKIHSNVFTNYDPTLDLSNFVLPDIDLLEEHQAGNPEVTKEELLRNKNRIVETLKHYKIEIKKIKATIGPTLTLYEIVPAPGVRISKIKNLEDDIALSLAAFGIRIIAPMPGRGTIGIEVPNEKPDIVSFKSVIKSTAFQESKMEIPIALGKTISNESYVFDLVKMPHMLIAGATGQGKSVGLNVIIASILYKKHPAQVKFVLVDPKKVELTLYESLENHYLATLPDAKEPIITNNQEVVHTVSALNVEMDNRYQLLKKAKCKNIKEYNKKFISRQLNPENGHQYMPYIVLVIDEFADLIMTAGKEIELPIARLAQLARAIGIHLIVATQRPSTNIITGTIKANFPSRVAFRVASMIDSRTILDSPGANRLIGRGDMLITQGSDMIRLQCAFIDSPELEKITDYISKQQSYPMPFLLPEPEHDAEDEPGAVDLHNRDELFEESAKIIVMNQQGSTSMIQRKLAIGYNRAGRIVDQLEAAGVVGPSKGSKARDVYITDEYALQTLLDALP
- a CDS encoding outer membrane lipoprotein carrier protein LolA, which encodes MKHIILIIILLSCNFFASSQVELNKDPEAKKILDALAKKTKAFNSIRFKFDYTIENKQNGYKEKHKGYAFLKENRYKIIIPGTEIFSDGTTVWTYMKESNEITITEPGPDEESIFNPAKLFTIYESGYKYLLIGVEKINNSSYNVIDLFPEEIDESPYSKIRIKIHKNKNEIYAVETYEKSGLNHYLTVTEIKPDIKITEQLFVFDETKYPDDIEIIDMRF
- a CDS encoding response regulator — translated: MSKAKILIVEDDSMLCTVFEMFLDELGYHHCGTVASGEDALAHCENHSPDLILMDIHLAGKIDGVDTAKSIFEKYNIPIIYISGDSDVNTVKRAVLKNTYGFMTKPVYKNSLELNIEFAIFKHKLLNT
- the yidD gene encoding membrane protein insertion efficiency factor YidD; the encoded protein is MKSKLFSVFLIGILFFLPCKTSFSQTENNYKNNFIDLLKSENNHKYNKSNYKGLIGFYKKFISSQDAGSCPYSPSCSLYAYKSVKKHGIFFGLIKAFDRLSRCNRSQEEYYEHTKDNKLIDYP
- a CDS encoding amidohydrolase family protein, whose translation is MRRISATYIYTGKNILKNGIVEIDDDGKIINVIDAKGKLKEEQSLEYYSGVIVPGFINAHCHLELSHMKGMIDNKTVKGLPGFIDEIISKRNFPDDLQEKIKQADRETEINGIVAVGDISNTDDSFSVKKKSKIFYHTFIETFTINNKEANEAFNTAKENKQKLNTLNLKGTIVPHASYSVPDALYEKIVDFEPDTKKVISIHNQETPGEDEFIQTQSGALADVMKNKGFDFSDFSFPGNTSLESNLIRQKKRDNILLIHNTFSKEADVEYAENFSKNIYWVFCPLSNLYIEKKLPDLPLFFDKRLKTCIGTDSYASNTELSILSELKVITKNFPDISFENLIESACLNGAKALQIENEFGSIEIGKTPGINLITDFDFEKMNLKESSKLKVLV
- a CDS encoding glycosyltransferase family 2 protein — translated: MPKISVILPYFNAEKTLKRSVNSIINQSFIDFELILVNNNSTDKSFEIATEYAKKDNRIILLSEKKQSVVFATQKGFGQTKTNFIARADADDVWKPDKLKLQYKFLQENPGIDVVSCKVNFIGDANNDGMLSYVNDTNKLLTNDEIVLNRFSELQVINPTILFRKEVALKYGLYKEGDFPEDYEMFLRWIENGVKYHKLQEYLLDWHDSETRLTRTDKRYSFEAFYKVKSPYLFRYLKENNRFFPDIVVWGAGKRTKRRTKGIKKMGINIKHYIDVDENKINGEDVISFKNIPKPGQIFIVSFVNNKGIRKEIKDFLLSRNYVEGFDFIIA
- a CDS encoding PorT family protein, whose product is MKKLFVFAIATMFAFSMSAQKFGVKVGYGMSGYTVNFYTPDGAKMASGFNAGLVGEMPVNDMMNLRVDLGYNQFGSDYYMSEDVGGTNMTTDFKTDVSYLNIGVSPKFAFGPAYVFVGPYFGYALSNVTNGTVTVGDVVALEVTDLDNFGAILDGGTDDLYSKTDFGLNLGFGANFSGVFVELNAGMGLANFINQSSQYYSATNYATKDDNTVAITGDAAQKNLFFGFSVGYMLGGE
- a CDS encoding PorT family protein; amino-acid sequence: MKKLSIFTVLILFTYGLNAQNFGVKAGYNITGYTTNFDVPEESQPGMGYNLGVFAEMPVNDMIGIRADASVNQLGSDAVYEGTDWKSVAKTNVNYLSFSLISKFNYGIFYGFAGPYMGYALSKKTKYVSTFNGETVKETYNDYEYYEQNGTLDFNNRIDLGINIGVGANLYSAFFADINIGFGIASMYNKNSDTYQAYLDEATLINESNLDATIYGFPFTDGTQAVANPVQKNIFFGLTVGYVIGGH